The genomic interval TGAAAGTGATGCTAATGCGGTTGTTATGGCTACACCAGGCTGGGGCCCTCGCCTGAAACCCCAAACATACTATTAGCTTATTAAGAGGCAAGTGCAGGACTGATGTGAGGGCAGCTGCTCTGCGGGGCTTTCCCAGTGGCCTTACCCACCCCTCCCTATCCACTTCTTGCAAGATGCATGCAGACCCTCAGACAGGGAAAGGAATGGGGTTTCCACGCTTCCAGGAGAGGAGAAGCCTTTGGACAAGACTTCCTTGAAGGATGTTGTGTGGGAGTGGGGGTGATGGGAATGGTTCTGCCTTCTTGGGGTGCAGTGGGAACACAAAAGGTGCTGTTCTGATTTGCAGGCATTGTGGATGTGACTAAATCAAAGCACCCAAGAGTGTTCTGCAGCTCCTAGCTTGGGCACAAGCTGTGCCAAATCCTGACTGCACCATTTAACCCATCCATACCTCAGTGAGATGCGATGGCTGGATCCAGCACTGCTAGCTCTCAGCTCCGCTGGGGCACACTGCAATGGAACCAGCTGGGCTCTGCGACTGCTCCCCACTACAAGGGCTGCCTGCTTGCATCTGTCCCCCAGAAtgtgcccagcagtgccctcAGTAGCAAGGCAGAGACATGGAAagctgctccctccccagctgCCTCACTTCACTCCTCGCCGCTTGCACATCTGGATTGTTAATAAAGCAGCTCAGGAAGGCAGCAATCATCCCTGTGACAGCTTTGTTTAATGAAGTCGGCCTTCATTAGGCATTTCCGTTCCACTTGAAAAGCTCCTCTGTGAGGATGCTTGAATGCCCTGCGGCTGAGTTGGTGGGCACAGGGATGGGtgatgctgcagggacagcatcCCAATGAGGATCAGTGCTACCCCTGCAAGGGTACCACTGTTTGGTTGCCCTCATGTCCCCACTTTGGGCACCAATCCCAGAGAGCCATGGGCACAAGGTCTGGCCCTGACTCTGTTCTAGGTCTTGCAGGCATTGGGGAAAGGGCAGGCCAGAGAGCAGGATGCTTACAGGGAGCCAGCTGGAGTGGCCCTACAGAGAAGGTAATTTAGCTAATGCCTGCCAGAGTGCTCCTCGAGGAGAAAGCTCTAAAGTGCTCGGCAGTTATCTGTCCAGAGGGAGCACTGTCATCTAATCAGTGCCAGGCTTGGCaagccacagctgcagcaggtcAGGAGAGACCCAGGGCTCCACGCTTAGACACGGGGAACACtttcctgcagccaggagccccTGCCCATCACAGGATACTCTCTGGGCTTCCTTCTCCCACTGTCACAGCACTCCATTTCTCTCACACCCCAGTGCCTTCCCTCAGCTTCCTCGTGGGCCATTTCAACATCCATCCACATCATCAGATGACGTCTTTTCTTTGCACTCCCTCCCCAGGTCCTGGCACTGAATGCCACTGGCTTTGCCCCTTATCATGACAGAAAAGGTGTCTGAGAGCGAACAAATAGCGAGCCGGATCTGTGAGGCATGTAGCCACCACCCACGGCTTCTCAAACTCATTCAGGTTCTGCTCACGGGTGCTCTGCCTCCCTCCGCAGCTCAGTCCTGTTCCTGCATGCAGTGATGGGCAACGCATtgcccttccctgctgcagcctcacacAGCAGCCCAATAGGCAGATGGTTTTTATCCCATTTCATGCTGATTTTGGCATCAGCCTCGCCTCCCGCACCAGCACGGATGCGAACTCTCTGCACAGCGCCTCAACACTATTATCTCTATCAGCCAAACTTGCAATCTCCTGAAAAAAGATCCCTCGCTATTTTGACAAGTTCTCTTTCCCACCACCTCCTGTCGACTGGCAGCAACGCCAGCTCTCACAGCCTCCTGCTTCACAGAGAGCTCATCCCCCAAACCTTATCTCCCCCTCTTCTACCTGTGTCCTcatgggtgctgctggctgcaggactgGGTGCCGGCAGCAGAGGTGTCTGCACAGAGCGTTGTTCTTGGGCTGTGGGCTCCAGAACAGCCACAGATGGTGAGCCCACACGCCGCGTCGCTGCAGGAGACAGTGACCTACACGCGGGCGTCATGCGAGAtttggggagggaggaagggagctGACGAAAAAGCACATTCCCGCGGCAGTTCAGCTCTCACCTCCacccctgcagccctcccccAGCAGCTGTCTCCAACGCTAGTGCTCTCCCAGCCTGTTGCCGTCACGCCTGCTCTGATATGCTGGTTTTTGGAGAGGGGTGTTGGGGCAGAGGGTGCTGGGGGTGCAAGagcatcccacatcccacatcctgCATTATCCTGCATCCTGTGTCCTGCATCCCACATCTTGCatcctgcagcatcctgcatAATCCTTCATAATCCTGCATCCCACATCCTGCATGCTATATTCTACACCTCAGGTCCCACAGTCCTACATCCTGCATCCTTAATAATCCTGCATTCCACATCCTGTAGCatcctgcagcatcctgcatCCTGTATTCCATGTCTTGCTTCCAGCATTCTGCATCCCACATCTTGCATCTTTAATCCCACATGCTGCATTCCAAATTCCACATCCCACATCACAAATTCCACATCCTGCATCCACAATCCTACATCCTGCATCTCTGATCCCACATACTGCATCCCACATTGTTCATCCTGCATCTCACAtcctgcagcaccctgcattCTACATGCCACATCTTGCTTCCTGCATCCTGCATCCCACATCCCAAAGCCCACATACTGCATCTTGCATCCTACATCCCACATCCTGCATCCCACATCTTCCATTCTGCATCCCACATTCCACATTCTGCATCTTGCACAAGTGAGAGGCTGCCGGATGCTCTGTGCAGGCTCTGATCCTTTCTGCAGAAGGGGCACCTGCTCATGCTATAGAAGGGACAAAATCTACCATGGGGATTGCCAGGTGCCTGCCAGGCAGTACTGGTACCCAGACAGTGTGCAGCAAGACCCCCAGATCCTCCCACAACTTGAGCAGGGAATGAGCTCCTCCTCACCTTGCTTATTCAGGAATCACTGCTCTCATACATGGCTCTGCTAGGGCAGGGCTTCCCCAGCAGAACCACTTAATGCTCACTCAGCCTCTCGGCACAATCCTCCACtacctcctccttccccagtcCTCTGGGGCCAGCACTcagctgcagagatgttttCCTCTGGCCCTATTTATGATTCGCTTCCACATTCTCCATCCCCCTCCACACCGCATGCACCTCAGCACCTTTCCACTGCATTCAGCAAATGATGATAGAAttactgaggttggaaaagaccatgaaGATCATCTATCTAGTCCTCCCACCAACCCCTCCCTCCAAGCCCACTAAGCATgcccttcagtgccacatctccacatttcttggacaccttcagggatggtgactccaccacctccctgaggagcctgtgccaatgcctgaccaaaataatgcaaaatcCAAAAGGGAAGCATCCTCAGAAGGGATTCAGTGCAGTGTGGCTCCCCAGATCTGGGCAGAGTGATGAGGCtctgcaggtgatggagcaaGGCACAACAGGAGCTGACAGCACAGGCAGCAAACAGATGaatcctgcctgcagcccagttTTGCTCATAAGCAGCCTCTGGGGAAGGAGATATGGGTGACAAGAGCTGCAGATGGTCTCACCTCACTCCTGACTGGACATCGAGGGGATGAGATGATAGAATTTTACGGAGGTATGGTGGATAACTGCAGCTGGTTCAGCAGCAGTGGTGCCAGTGTCAGCTCACACAGGGCTGGTACATGATGAGGAACTGCAGGACCACCAGCTCCAGGGCTGTCACCCAGTCCAGACAATGGTCAGGGACCTCTGCAGGTCCAATGCCCTGCTCAAGCAGAGCTACCCAGAGCACTGCTAAGAGCTGCTTCTAGGAGAGATCTGAGCACCCTAAATCATGTCCAGGTACAGTGGGCACCTCGAAATAGTGAAGCAGAGCATTCAGCCAGTGACACCCATAGCAGAAGCATGTCAGAGGATGAGTGACTGCTCTTACCATGCTGGTGAAGGGGATGGAGAGGGTATCCCAccttcagcagcagtgcttggggGCTGTCCCCTCCCCATCAGCCCAGCACCCACCCTTCTACCACACCACTCCTGCatgcccccagcccccctccaGCCCTCGGCAACAGGAGATCTGAAACCCCTTTGTGCTGTATTGTGCTGGGAGAACAGAAACCATTGTGTCCCTGCCCCACAGGATGCTGTTTATGGTTTAAAGTGGCAGCAGTTTGTGTCTGGAGCTCAATGGGGAAGATCCCGGGGTGGAAGCAGAGCCCTCTGCTCTTTCaccagagcagcagccccagctctgaaGTCCTTGAGGTTGTCTCTAAGAAAAGCAGCTCAGCCTGGGGGCCAGAAGATGTGCAGGGAAAGCTTTTATTGGTATCTCTCAGCCAATGCCAgcccagtttaaaaaaaaaaaaagaaaatgctccaTCTCTTGGAGAGCTGTTTAACACAGCTCAAGCAGCAATTGGTACAGGGACAGCAAACCAGGCTGCATCTGCTCAGCCCCAGTCACAAGCTCCCTGCTTCctccgtgtgtgtgtgtgtgtgtgtgtgtgcgcgctAGACACCGGCATCCGCTCTCAGCATCTCGCTGTCTCCTGCATCCTTCGGCGCTCAGCACACGGCTCTGGCTCTCCGGGTACCAGCCTCGCCGCTCCTTTCCCCGGCAGGGATTTGCGTGCAGAGCGCGGGATGCGCTGAGCACCCGCGGGGAGAGGAGGTGGTGGCCGGGAACGGCTGCGATGGGCATCGTATGGGCAGCACTCTAGGGCTTGTGCTCTCAACAGGACCCTGGTAAGTGgctttttttgctgctgctggagctttgCTCAGCGAGTGGCGTGGGCTGGTTGTGCATCGCAACACCCGTGGGTGGGTCATCCTGGGGTCCTGGTGCCAGGGAGGGGGTGCCTGGGATGGGGAACCTGGGAGAGGGGGTGTGGATGGTGCAGAAGGGTCTTGTGCAGGTGGTGGGATTCCAATGTGGGTGCTGGGGATGAAGATGAAAAGTGGGGAGCTGGGtgggagctgtgcctgctgcagagaaagggaCTCAGCTGTCATGGCATTTTCATCCCCCTCTGGGAGATGTAAACGTGCGACACACCTATAACATCAGCCATGGTGCGGCAggatgggcagcctgatcctgcagggacagcagccaACAGCCGGGTGTCCCCGGGAGAGAGACACTGCACAGCTGGGGTTCTGCCCACCCCCCCAGACATTCCTTGCCCCTGCAGAGGGTGATGAGGTTGCTACCAGCATCGGATGCCACCAACCCTTCTGCTACACTGCAACCAGGTCACTTCCCTGCAGCAACCCTGACAGTTTCCTGGCCCCAATGCACATCATCTGCCAGGGAGAGAGGATGAGGGGCTGCTGCCAGACCCCTCTGGGGATCTCTGGCTGCACAGGTCAGCTCAGGGGATGGAATGTGGGGTGccctgggcaggcagcagcagggagggttGTGCAAGAGCTGCATcagctcctcccagcactgctcattgCCCTTCAGACCAAGCTGGGTCCTGGGATCTCTGGGTTGTCACCCATATCTGCACTGCATTCCTAATGGTTCTCCCCACAGCGCTGCAGCCCTGGGAGTAGcccaagcacagcactggggaCAAAAATCAGTATTAGACTTGTAAGGGCAAGGAGCTGACCTGGTCCACGGGAGCCAGGgttgggtgggggggggaaggggacatGTACATCCTTCCCCAAAGGGGTCCTGCTCCTCACAGACCCCTGCTACATCTTTTCAGGATTGGTGCAAGGGATACCATTGCCCCTGCTCGTGGCTGCATCACACTAAGACCTCGTTTTGCTCACACTAAGACCTCATTTTGctcactgagctgctgcccacCCAAAGCCAGCCCCTACGCCATGCCCAAAACCCTTGCAGCAGCCCCCTCAGGACCCCACCGGGCTGTAACAGCGACCTTGTGCTCCCAGCTGTTCCGTAACACATCCACCCACAGCTGGTTCCTGACACATCCATCCTGTGCTTGCAGCCGCCACTGCGCCCACGCTGCACTGTGTTGCTCCGCACCCACCCGTGACACATCCACCCAACACATCCACCCGCACCATTACCCCCCCTCTGTGCACAGCCAAAGTCAGTacaccagcacccagcacaagGCTTTGGTGCCGAGGCCAGCCCAGCTAACCTCCTCCCAGGCTGCCTCCATGCTGGACACCAGCCTCACCTCAaccatgcctcagtttccccgtGCAGAGTGCCCTGATTACCTGGGAAGAATGATCCAACAGCGCATGGATGATGAAGTGCTTCCTCGCTGTGGTTCACTCCAGAGATGAAGCAGCAAAGAGCATTTGCCACCAGAAGAACACAGGGAAGCAGTGCAGCCTGGGGGATAAGGCAGGATAGGATGTAGATGATCgaaacaaaggaaaggagggaagatgCCCACAACCGCTGCGATTGCCCCTGGCAGGACTCAGCTGAGCTGGGTGTTTGCAGCCAAAACCAGTTCAGATTTAGCTCTTTGATGGCCACAACCTAAAAATAGCCCTTGTGTCGGTGCCCAGCAGCAAGGTCAAGGCCCCAGTGCTTCAGGCCAAGGTAAGCAGGGTGACAGCACCAGATCTTGAACTGCTGGGCATCTCCAATGGCAGCCACAAACAGCAACAGAGCCAATTTTCCTCAGGGAGACATGGGGATGCAGGATGCAGTGGTCAGGATGCGAGAGGCGGGAAGCTGGGCTGCTATGGGGAAGGACGCCTTTGGTTGCCTTTACATCCAGGGGACACCAGGAGAGCAGGAACCTAGAGAAAGCAATGCAACACTGGGGTTTCTAGGAAGCTTTGGGCCTGGGTCTGGCTAGGTGATGAGGGTGAAGCCATTCTGCCTCTAAATGTACAGACATCCTGTTACAGAGACACCCAGAGAGGAGTAAAATTGGGTTGGAAGCAATCCAGCCAGGTAGTTCTAGCAGAGACATGGAGACCAGCAGGGCTGAGAACAGACACAAGCCATGACAGAAGTGTGATGGCCTCTGGGCTCAATGCCAGGCGtgcagcagctggtggcagGGGACACAGGCTGGCACTGGAATAGGATGATCACCAGGGACTGGAGGCAGGAAGGTACACTGGAACACTTTGGCAATGGCATGGGGCATGTCACAAGCCCATGCTTCCCCAGCCTGGGGAACATCAGCTACCGGGGAGACTGGTGTTCCAAGTGCTCTCCTCTTTTGCATCCTTGGATAGGATGAGGCCAGCAACAGGCCAAGGAGAGCTCAGGGACACAGGACCTGCAGAGGCAGCTCAAGAGGTTGCTGTACCCCCAGCTCAGTGGGTTGCAGGCAGAGTTGCAATGCTGCCTAGCAGGAGAGTTGACCCTACCCATGGCCGATGGGCTTCTGAGCCACCTGGGCAGGGGGTGGCCATGCTGCATGGAGGCAGAGACATCCAGGTATCTTCcttcccaccagcacagccgcagcgatgctgctgctgtggcttgAACACGTGCCTCCAGCTCTCCTCCGCTCCCACCTTTCCAAAgcccaggcagctgtgctgggtgccaGCCACAAACTGGATGTGGGAGCTGATGAGTGTGAATAACCCAGCCCAAATGTGCACGCTCCCAAGACATGTGCCAAACCTGCAGAGTGGCTCCTGGGGACACACGTGTCCCCCTGCACAGGAGATGAGGTACAAtgtgtgcacacacagcactgcatgtgAGAATGTGCGCACAGATGGTCTTAGAATTGGAGGGGCCAGAAAGCAACATGCATATGTGCGTACAGCAGTATTTGTTTTTGCATGCctatgcatgtgtgtgtgcattcaCACACGTGAACAGGGctggtgcagcaggagctggccAGGCAGGAGTGGGAGTGCAGGGCCACACATCCGCTGCATGGCAGCTTTGGTGCAGGCGCagtctgctgcctgcctgcatgcTCAGCTCAGATGTGGGGCAGCTGTAATTACGGTGCTGaggctccctgctgcagcagtgcctgcagagctgggtcATCCTGCCACTGTGAAATCCCAGTCATATTGTTGCTGCTAATTATCTTGTTCCCCAGGAACATCCCTGCCTCCCGGTGTGCCGCGCAGGCCAGAGGGGCTGGGAGATGGCTGTGCTAATGATCCTCCCTTACATAGGTACTGAGTGCCACCAGTCGTGCAGCTCCAGCAAGGACAGGGAGGCTACAGGGCTGGAAGCTCCTATTGTCTGCCACATCTTCCCCAGTTCCACTCCAGCCAGGCACAACGTAGTGCTGGGACCCCTTTGGGGTGATGCAGTGCCCCACATcgctggagaagaaattttccttctctccaccTCCAGCTCACTCCATTGTTGCACTTGTGCAGCCTGGGTTCATGTCCACCTGCACTGATAGAGAGCCCAACCTGTTTCCTGCCACTGCTGCCCTCCCCCTTTTGCCCCAAGCTGCTCTTCCCTCAATTCTGCACCAAAGTCCCTTCTCGGAGTCCAAATGCCCCAAGCCTTTGAGCTGCTCCATTACCCCTCCTGCACCTCAGAGCTCTTCCATGACCCAGCCTCCCCTGGGAGGAGCCAGCCCCAGGCCACATTTTGAGGAAgactgcagggtgctgcagggtGCTCAGCACTCACGGACGCGATGCACACATACATACTATTGAGGTTGAGAGATGAAGAGACTTGAGGGTGAAAATAAATTTAGGAAAGGTAAGAGAACCAGCATGAGCTCTGCTTCAGTGAGACGCTGGGGGGATACATTGCACCTTCAGCTGgctaaaaacactttttttttctgggctgcaagcaaaGAGCAGGGTCACAAGTGATCTTGGCCCTCTGGGATCCACTGGTCTGCTGTGTAAAAGGCCTGCAAGCAATCCTTGTTAAGCTGAAGCTGCAGTTCAAGGATGGGTGAGGAAAGGTGCCCCAACACTCAGACTTCCCTTGCTCAGAACTCTGCAGGGGTTTGGGTCCTTCTCCCCACAGCCACCATGGTCACCATCCAAGCATGCTACCATGGGTACATATTTTGGGGACCAGGGATTTATCTCAGTGGTACAGCAGCACGGCACAGCATTGCACCACAAGAGCTTAGTGCTGAGCACCTTTCCCCCCTTGCAGAGCCATGGGGGTGCTGATGTCAAGACGGCAGACGGTGGAGAAGGTGCAGAAGGTCAGCTTGGCTGTGTCAGCTTTCAAAGATGGGCTGCGGGAGCAGCCAGTAGCACGGAGGCGGGCAGAGGCTGGGGGCACGCGCCAGGGGACACTGGAGCAGACAGTGCaagaggcagaggaggaggcaTCTGCAGGGCCCTCACAGCCAGAAGAGGTCAGCGCCAGCAAGGCTGCCTGGGAGCGGCTGCGGGATGGCCGAGGTGTGGAGCCAGAGGAATTTGATCGAGCCAACAGGTTCACACCACCCGCCTTCATTCGGCCCCAGCGAGAGCTGCACGATGATGAGCCACTGGACATCAGCCTGGAGCAGCGGGAGCAGGCAAGCAGCCGGGCATGGGGACAGGGAGGTAGGGATGAGGCCAGAGTTGGAGATGCACAGGGGATGTGCAAGCACCTCTAATGCCTGCAGGGTGGTGACAGACTCCCCTGAGATAGGTGGCTCAACAGGCTTGGCCACGGCACACATGCAGCTCAATAGGGCAGAATCTGGGAGCAGAATCTTTCCAGCTCTGGGGTGATCCACTCTGTGTGTTTGTTCACACAACCTTACAGACCAACCCAACCATCCACACCTACAACTTTCACAGCCCAGTGAATCTACAGCCCCACGGTTTATTCACGCATGCCTGCAATCCTATAGCCACCAACCCATATCTGCAACCCTACACAACCATCCACCCACAACCACAAGCTGGCAACACAGCCAACCAACGACTTTACAGCTTGTCCTTTCACACACAGTCAGCAAACTCCCAAGTCAAAACTTCCATCTATCCACACCCATAAGTCTGTAGTTCAGCCAACCTACAGCCTAAGAGCCTGCTCATCCATACCTGCAGAACTGGACTCCAGAGAAGCTACAACCCCACCAACCCTACGGCCATACCCTTCGACCTTTCATTCACTCCTGTGAACCCATGCACCCTTCCATAAGGTCCCCTGGCCACAAAGCCAGACATTCCTTCTACTATCCCAAGAATTTACTCTCCTGTTCCCTTTGCACTCCTACACATACCAGTGATGCAGGGCCCCCAAGCCAGGGAGCCATGCTGAGCACCCCAAGGTGCTTAGCTGCACCATTGCTCCACAGGTCCTCAATGATGAGATGTGTGAGATCTGTGAAGTGTGGACAGCCGAGAGCCTCTTCCCCTGTCGTGTCTGCAGTCGGGTGTACCACGATGGCTGCCTGCGCCGCATGGGCTACCTGCAGAACGACAGCGCTGTGGAGGTGACGGAGACTGCACATACTGAGACAGGCTGGAGCTGCTACTACTGCGTGAGTGCCCACCAGGCTCCAATGTTGTGACCTGCCCCAGGGCGATGGGGCTTCTACAGTTCCTCAGCTCCCATCACCAACACTAACGGGGAGCAACCATGGGGCTGGGGACACTGCCCCCTCTCTATATCCCCCGCCACTATTGGATGCTAACACTTTCCCTGCCTTTCTCTCTAGGACAACCTCAACCTCCTGCTGACAGAGGAAGAGATGTACAGCTTGATGGAGACCTTGCGGCAGTGCAAGATCATCCCAGGTGTGTATCCCTCCTGTGATGGAATGGGCTGAGCCCTTGCTCACCCTGCACATGGCTCCCAGGTTGGGGTGTCACCCTGTCAGGCAGAAGGTATAAGCTGTGCAAAAGATGGCAGCTGTGCATATCCCATAGCAAGGAAgcaggggaaatgggggggatgCGCCTGGGGGAAGGCTGGTGgaagggctgctctgaatgtGCTCCCACAGAAACCTCCCTGACAATGGACGACTTCCTGCACTACAAGCACCTGGTGCACAAGCAGCAGTTTGAGCGGCCTATGGAGGAGGCACAGGAGGAGCGGGCCACACTGCAGTTCTCTGCCCTGGACCCCGACAAGAAGGGACACATTGAGTGGCCAGATTTCCTCTCCCATGAGTccatccagctgctgcagaaactcCGGCCGCCGGTATGGTCACAGGGTTGGGATGTCCATCACAGCTTGCTTGTGACCCTGGGGTTTTGCCCAGATCCTCCACAGCCAGTAGTGGGGGATCCCCAAACCTGGATGTTCCCCAAACCTCTCTGTCTCCAGAACTCCCTGCTGCGGCTGCTGACAGTCAAGGAGCGGGAGCGGGCACGTGCTGCTTTCCTGGCCCTGGACCAGGATGGCAGTGGCTTCATCGGGGAGGGCGAGTGCCATAAGGCCCAGCACGCCTGGTTCCGCAAGCACCAGAAGGAGACACCATCCTGCAGCGTCAGGTATGGAGGGGACCCCGGCACAGACTGAGGAggcctctcctttcctcctccatggctgcagcccttccctcatGCTGCAAACCCTTCCCTGCCTGCCATTGCCTGTGGCAGGGCTGAACGGTGCTCTGTCACCCCGCAGCATCAGCCATGTTGGACCCATGTCAGAGAGCAGCCCGGCCAGCAGCGGCAGCGGCAAGAGCCGGGAGAAGACACTGCTGGAGTCGGAGCAGGAGGAGGCCAGGTGAGGGCCGCCCTGGAGTGGTGGCTATGCCATCTTGAAGGGCGAGCACTGGGGAGGTCTCTCTGAAGCTGTCCCCCAGGGGGCTGTGAGGTGACACCACCTGCCCCACAGGTCCATCGACTGGCCCAGATTCCTGCGGGAGAATGTCGTCTACATCCTGGCAGCCCGTCCCAACAGTGCCGCCATCCACCTGCAGCCGCCGGCCTAGCTCCTGGCCTGCCTGCCCCGGCGCCATCTTGGTTGCCGAGGCCTTCCCTGTCGCCCTGCAGGGGAGCCCCGTTGCCACGGCGACCGGCCCCGCATGCCATTGGCTGAGGGAAGTACCGCCCCTTTCATCCCACCTGCCAATCCCACGCAGCTCCCCACCCTCTGCCAGTGGGGAGCCAGCAGCTGATTGGCAGGTGGGAAAGCAGCTGCTCCCCCTTTCCCCTTGCCTCCGTGCTGGATTTGCTGGGTGACGCCCGAGGTGTGGGCTGTGCCGGGTTGCGATAACCAGAGCAGGTGCTGCCTTGGATGCAGGGGAGAACGCCCCTGGTGCTGGAGGCCCTGCAGTGGCGAGGCCCTGGAGGCCGTGGGGCAGAGGAAGGCTCCACTGCAGCAAGGCTGTCCCCACCCCGCAGCG from Lagopus muta isolate bLagMut1 chromosome Z, bLagMut1 primary, whole genome shotgun sequence carries:
- the PHF24 gene encoding PHD finger protein 24, whose protein sequence is MGVLMSRRQTVEKVQKVSLAVSAFKDGLREQPVARRRAEAGGTRQGTLEQTVQEAEEEASAGPSQPEEVSASKAAWERLRDGRGVEPEEFDRANRFTPPAFIRPQRELHDDEPLDISLEQREQVLNDEMCEICEVWTAESLFPCRVCSRVYHDGCLRRMGYLQNDSAVEVTETAHTETGWSCYYCDNLNLLLTEEEMYSLMETLRQCKIIPETSLTMDDFLHYKHLVHKQQFERPMEEAQEERATLQFSALDPDKKGHIEWPDFLSHESIQLLQKLRPPNSLLRLLTVKERERARAAFLALDQDGSGFIGEGECHKAQHAWFRKHQKETPSCSVSISHVGPMSESSPASSGSGKSREKTLLESEQEEARSIDWPRFLRENVVYILAARPNSAAIHLQPPA